Proteins encoded within one genomic window of Solea senegalensis isolate Sse05_10M linkage group LG11, IFAPA_SoseM_1, whole genome shotgun sequence:
- the LOC122777665 gene encoding dual specificity protein phosphatase 2-like isoform X2, producing MKAWWKQLMYLPNDLNEMGVVLSRVNNSCRMTSREAVNTFQTVSSISDREVNSTDSDHSFIIPIQTKVCEPEEVLVPALPERTCVERGYITPQQVYNLLNAEEGQPAIYDPYYMLILDCRSAERYKDSHVMTARAAVTVIHPALGCLISCIELQKYSIILLYAEQGCSPVGSVKARADSPDLQRCFFQLSGLGMDPVIILGGFSAFYTLYPFLCTPRMVLLEHERHTLTIYPSEILEEALYQGSATQASDYRIIKNLHITHVVNATANCPDAFPNMLCYLRLRLSDDAQQDLVQALPLASRFINTALKAEPAGRVLVHCSMGRSRSSALTLAFLMQHRSWTLLHAVRWLKERRACTAPNVNFLRQLLTYEEQLFGSRLTTLDDIRR from the exons ATGAAGGCCTGGTGGAAACAGCTGATGTATCTGCCAAATGACTTAAACGAGATGGGTGTAGTACTGTCCAG agtgaatAACAGTTGTCGAATGACCTCGAGAGAGGCTGTCAACACATTCCAAACAGTGAGCAGCATCTCAGACAGGGAAGTCAACAGTACAGACAGTGACCATTCTTTCATCATACCTATCCAGACCAAAG TGTGTGAGCCAGAGGAGGTGCTAGTTCCCGCTCTCCCAGAAAGAACCTGTGTGGAGCGAGGCTATATCACACCACAGCAAGTGTACAACCTGCTTAATGCAGAGGAGGGCCAGCCCGCCATATATGATCCATACTATATGCTCATCCTGGACTGTCGCAGTGCAGAGAG gtacaAGGACAGCCATGTGATGACAGCGCGGGCTGCTGTGACGGTGATCCACCCTGCACTGGGCTGTCTAATCAGCTGTATAGAGCTGCAGAAGTACTCTATAATACTGCTCTATGCTGAACAAGGATGCAGCCCAG TGGGCAGTGTGAAGGCCAGGGCAGACTCCCCAGACCTCCAGCGCTGTTTCTTTCAGCTCAGTGGTCTGGGAATGGACCCTGTCATCATACTGGGGGGATTCTCGGCCTTCTATACCCTCTACCCTTTCCTGTGCACACCACGGATGGTCCTGCTCGAACATGAGAGGCACACTCTCACCATCTACCCCTCGGAGATCCTGGAAGAGGCTCTCTACCAGGGTTCTGCCACGCAGGCCTCCGACTACCGCATCATCAAGaatttacacatcacacacgTGGTCAATGCCACTGCCAACTGCCCTGACGCTTTCCCCAACATGTTGTGCTACCTGCGGCTGCGTCTGAGTGATGATGCCCAACAGGACCTGGTACAGGCACTGCCACTGGCATCCAGGTTCATCAACACGGCCCTGAAGGCTGAGCCAGCTGGCCGTGTTCTGGTCCACTGCAGTATGGGCAGAAGTCGCAGCTCGGCACTAACACTGGCCTTCCTCATGCAGCACCGCAGCTGGACTCTGCTTCATGCCGTGCGCTGGTTGAAGGAGAGGAGGGCATGCACGGCACCCAACGTGAACTTCCTGCGTCAGCTGTTGACCTATGAGGAGCAGCTGTTTGGAAGCAGACTCACGACCCTTGACGACATCCGCAGATGA
- the LOC122777665 gene encoding dual specificity protein phosphatase 2-like isoform X1, whose protein sequence is MKAWWKQLMYLPNDLNEMGVVLSRVNNSCRMTSREAVNTFQTVSSISDREVNSTDSDHSFIIPIQTKAVCEPEEVLVPALPERTCVERGYITPQQVYNLLNAEEGQPAIYDPYYMLILDCRSAERYKDSHVMTARAAVTVIHPALGCLISCIELQKYSIILLYAEQGCSPVGSVKARADSPDLQRCFFQLSGLGMDPVIILGGFSAFYTLYPFLCTPRMVLLEHERHTLTIYPSEILEEALYQGSATQASDYRIIKNLHITHVVNATANCPDAFPNMLCYLRLRLSDDAQQDLVQALPLASRFINTALKAEPAGRVLVHCSMGRSRSSALTLAFLMQHRSWTLLHAVRWLKERRACTAPNVNFLRQLLTYEEQLFGSRLTTLDDIRR, encoded by the exons ATGAAGGCCTGGTGGAAACAGCTGATGTATCTGCCAAATGACTTAAACGAGATGGGTGTAGTACTGTCCAG agtgaatAACAGTTGTCGAATGACCTCGAGAGAGGCTGTCAACACATTCCAAACAGTGAGCAGCATCTCAGACAGGGAAGTCAACAGTACAGACAGTGACCATTCTTTCATCATACCTATCCAGACCAAAG CAGTGTGTGAGCCAGAGGAGGTGCTAGTTCCCGCTCTCCCAGAAAGAACCTGTGTGGAGCGAGGCTATATCACACCACAGCAAGTGTACAACCTGCTTAATGCAGAGGAGGGCCAGCCCGCCATATATGATCCATACTATATGCTCATCCTGGACTGTCGCAGTGCAGAGAG gtacaAGGACAGCCATGTGATGACAGCGCGGGCTGCTGTGACGGTGATCCACCCTGCACTGGGCTGTCTAATCAGCTGTATAGAGCTGCAGAAGTACTCTATAATACTGCTCTATGCTGAACAAGGATGCAGCCCAG TGGGCAGTGTGAAGGCCAGGGCAGACTCCCCAGACCTCCAGCGCTGTTTCTTTCAGCTCAGTGGTCTGGGAATGGACCCTGTCATCATACTGGGGGGATTCTCGGCCTTCTATACCCTCTACCCTTTCCTGTGCACACCACGGATGGTCCTGCTCGAACATGAGAGGCACACTCTCACCATCTACCCCTCGGAGATCCTGGAAGAGGCTCTCTACCAGGGTTCTGCCACGCAGGCCTCCGACTACCGCATCATCAAGaatttacacatcacacacgTGGTCAATGCCACTGCCAACTGCCCTGACGCTTTCCCCAACATGTTGTGCTACCTGCGGCTGCGTCTGAGTGATGATGCCCAACAGGACCTGGTACAGGCACTGCCACTGGCATCCAGGTTCATCAACACGGCCCTGAAGGCTGAGCCAGCTGGCCGTGTTCTGGTCCACTGCAGTATGGGCAGAAGTCGCAGCTCGGCACTAACACTGGCCTTCCTCATGCAGCACCGCAGCTGGACTCTGCTTCATGCCGTGCGCTGGTTGAAGGAGAGGAGGGCATGCACGGCACCCAACGTGAACTTCCTGCGTCAGCTGTTGACCTATGAGGAGCAGCTGTTTGGAAGCAGACTCACGACCCTTGACGACATCCGCAGATGA